A region of Paenibacillus sp. JNUCC-31 DNA encodes the following proteins:
- a CDS encoding GNAT family N-acetyltransferase produces MDRINVEHTPPSAAEYLALRKIAGLSAMSKEGAEIGLPNSLFAVCLREENEIVGMGRVIGDGGCFFQVVDIAVHPEYQGKGYGKLIMSEIMNYLRERVPARGLVSLLADVPADRLYAQFGFAYTRPKSEGMWWRQGEDGPE; encoded by the coding sequence ATGGACCGAATCAACGTTGAACACACACCGCCCTCAGCAGCAGAGTACCTTGCGTTACGGAAGATCGCAGGTCTCAGTGCGATGAGCAAGGAGGGGGCGGAGATCGGGCTGCCGAATAGTCTTTTTGCTGTATGTCTGCGTGAAGAAAATGAAATTGTAGGCATGGGCCGGGTCATCGGAGACGGTGGTTGTTTCTTTCAGGTTGTAGATATTGCTGTACACCCGGAATACCAGGGCAAGGGCTATGGCAAACTGATCATGAGCGAGATCATGAATTATTTGCGTGAACGGGTACCTGCTCGCGGTTTGGTCAGTCTGCTGGCAGATGTCCCTGCGGATCGTTTGTATGCTCAATTTGGCTTTGCCTACACCCGTCCGAAATCGGAAGGCATGTGGTGGAGACAAGGGGAAGATGGACCGGAATAA
- a CDS encoding gamma-glutamyltransferase family protein encodes MNYDPLYQPYPSYRVPVYAKQGMVATSQPLAAQAGLDILKKGGNAIDAAIATAAALTVLEPTSNGIGGDAFALVWTEGKLHGLNASGPAPQSISIEALKAAGHSEMPKLGVIPVTVPGAPAGWAELSRRFGRLTLAEALEPAVRYAEEGYPLAPRLARQWARAADIYPSQGDAEAGRAWFETFAPGGRVPAAGEMWRSLDHAATLRRIGESDARDFYEGELAERIHSFMAEHGGYLTKEDLAAFQPEWVDPISVSYRGYDVWEIPPNGQGLIALAALNVLKGFDFEEKESVLAYHRQLEAMKLAFADGEKYITEERKMGVTVQELLSEAYADERRKLIGDRALLPEAGDPRASGTVYLATADGEGNMVSFIQSNYMGFGSGLVVPGTGIALQNRGHNFSLDPDHANALEPGKRTYHTIIPGFLTRGDEAVGPFGVMGGFMQPQGHVQVVMNTVDFHLNPQAALDSPRWQWTKGKTILVEPGFPQHIAQALARKGHDIQVALDPSMFGRGQIIWRNPDSGVLCGGTESRADGSVAAW; translated from the coding sequence ATGAACTACGATCCACTCTACCAACCGTATCCGTCTTACCGTGTGCCCGTCTATGCCAAGCAAGGCATGGTCGCCACTTCACAGCCTTTGGCTGCACAAGCCGGACTGGATATATTAAAAAAAGGCGGCAATGCCATTGATGCGGCCATCGCAACGGCGGCGGCACTGACCGTGCTGGAGCCAACGTCCAACGGCATTGGGGGCGATGCCTTTGCCCTCGTCTGGACCGAGGGCAAGCTGCATGGCCTGAATGCGAGCGGGCCTGCGCCTCAAAGTATATCGATTGAGGCGCTCAAGGCGGCAGGCCATTCGGAGATGCCGAAGCTTGGGGTCATCCCGGTGACGGTGCCTGGCGCACCGGCCGGTTGGGCTGAGCTGAGCCGCCGATTCGGGCGGCTCACGCTGGCGGAAGCGCTGGAACCGGCTGTCCGCTATGCGGAAGAAGGTTACCCGCTTGCGCCAAGGCTGGCCCGCCAATGGGCACGGGCAGCTGATATCTATCCAAGCCAAGGCGATGCGGAAGCCGGGCGTGCTTGGTTTGAGACGTTTGCCCCAGGCGGGCGTGTTCCCGCCGCGGGCGAGATGTGGCGTTCGCTGGATCATGCGGCTACACTGCGCCGAATTGGCGAGAGCGATGCGCGAGACTTCTATGAAGGCGAACTCGCGGAGCGTATCCACTCTTTTATGGCAGAGCACGGAGGTTACCTGACCAAGGAAGATCTGGCTGCATTCCAGCCTGAATGGGTTGATCCGATCTCGGTCTCCTATCGTGGCTATGACGTGTGGGAGATCCCGCCGAACGGTCAGGGACTGATTGCTCTCGCAGCGCTCAATGTGTTGAAGGGTTTTGATTTTGAAGAAAAGGAATCCGTTCTGGCATACCACAGGCAGCTGGAAGCCATGAAGCTGGCGTTTGCCGATGGGGAGAAATACATTACCGAGGAACGCAAGATGGGCGTAACGGTGCAGGAATTATTGTCCGAAGCGTATGCAGACGAACGACGCAAGCTCATTGGCGATAGGGCACTTCTACCTGAAGCGGGCGACCCAAGAGCAAGCGGAACGGTGTATCTCGCAACGGCAGATGGTGAGGGCAACATGGTTTCCTTCATCCAGAGCAATTATATGGGCTTCGGCTCCGGGCTGGTTGTGCCAGGCACAGGCATTGCCCTGCAAAACCGGGGACATAATTTCTCGCTTGATCCCGATCACGCCAACGCACTGGAGCCGGGCAAACGGACATATCATACGATCATTCCAGGCTTCCTCACACGGGGTGATGAAGCGGTCGGACCATTCGGCGTCATGGGCGGTTTCATGCAGCCCCAGGGTCATGTGCAGGTCGTCATGAATACGGTGGACTTTCACCTCAATCCACAGGCTGCGCTTGATTCTCCGCGCTGGCAGTGGACCAAAGGCAAAACGATCCTGGTTGAGCCCGGATTCCCTCAGCATATTGCACAGGCACTTGCCCGCAAAGGGCATGACATACAGGTCGCTCTCGACCCGTCGATGTTTGGACGGGGCCAGATCATCTGGCGCAACCCGGACAGCGGTGTATTGTGCGGCGGCACGGAAAGCCGGGCTGATGGCTCGGTAGCCGCATGGTGA
- a CDS encoding phosphotransferase family protein, with amino-acid sequence MTTRIYFGSNTLGEISSASLQDALHHFNLGTLIDYKRTEEGMMGQTLLVRSSIGEYILKGNPLYPGQLQEEKFFIEQLTTYTNIPVPDPYLLDEETDTLGWSYAIMPRLPGRHLHDPSLKASLSQEEQENIATMLAHALAELHRWKVPDAGEYDPVVGRIVPFAGTYQDWLYGTIRHWLQDAAKYSVITDEDLQWVDEQLRQAESAFHAFAVAGFVMGDFKVENFVIQKKNSLASEWEISGLFDFTTSYFGDGTADLTKITARYVSEGSPELAKRFLSGYRELVCATDAERCQHFATRLRIHLLYQRILLWGEVKATGRVTWISDMPFAQWAEQYLDSVVALLD; translated from the coding sequence ATGACAACCCGTATTTACTTTGGCTCCAACACACTTGGAGAGATTTCCTCTGCTTCATTACAAGATGCACTGCATCATTTTAATCTGGGAACGCTGATCGATTATAAGCGGACAGAAGAAGGCATGATGGGCCAGACGCTGCTCGTTCGTTCCTCCATTGGGGAGTATATTCTGAAAGGTAACCCCCTATATCCAGGACAGCTCCAGGAGGAAAAATTTTTCATAGAACAGCTGACGACTTACACCAACATTCCTGTGCCTGATCCATACCTGCTAGATGAAGAAACTGACACGTTGGGCTGGAGCTATGCCATTATGCCCCGATTACCCGGAAGACACCTACATGATCCGTCCTTAAAGGCTTCACTGTCCCAGGAGGAGCAGGAGAATATCGCTACCATGCTCGCCCACGCCTTGGCAGAATTACACCGCTGGAAAGTACCCGACGCTGGTGAATACGACCCAGTTGTTGGAAGGATTGTCCCCTTTGCCGGAACGTACCAGGACTGGCTCTACGGAACCATCCGTCACTGGCTACAGGATGCTGCGAAGTACTCTGTGATTACGGATGAAGATCTACAGTGGGTGGACGAGCAATTAAGACAGGCTGAATCTGCGTTTCATGCCTTTGCTGTTGCCGGGTTTGTGATGGGGGACTTTAAGGTTGAAAACTTTGTAATCCAGAAGAAGAACAGCCTTGCTTCGGAATGGGAAATTAGTGGCCTCTTTGATTTTACTACTTCCTATTTTGGAGACGGTACAGCCGATCTCACCAAAATAACAGCCAGGTATGTAAGCGAGGGCTCCCCAGAACTCGCTAAGCGTTTCCTGTCCGGTTACCGGGAGCTTGTATGTGCAACAGACGCAGAGCGATGCCAGCACTTCGCTACACGCCTCAGAATACATCTGCTGTATCAACGTATTTTGTTGTGGGGCGAAGTTAAAGCAACAGGCCGAGTGACCTGGATTTCAGATATGCCATTTGCGCAGTGGGCGGAACAATATCTGGATTCGGTTGTTGCTCTGCTGGATTAG
- a CDS encoding S9 family peptidase, with amino-acid sequence MIQFPKPDVEQYFQTYRISHFAVSADEKRMYFDSNLNGQPNIWAMDLPGGYPYPLTYLNQSSQFIKADPQGRHILTAFDRDGDENYHLYALQPEGGVPFPVVPAEPNDRCYYAHLSEDGQRLYYMTSRDNPNYLNSRRINLETGEDELLHQGEEVTSNLVAVSSDEQAYVILDVYSNTYQKAYVYRNGESESIIPVSERQSQVPYVLFADNNRLLMITNDDEAYSYVAEYRMDNREFRSLCRIEGEDVEEIRWHKASETLYFWTFTGPENRMYALDKGSEQPRRVDMPLDTVDQVTVTEAGNVYILGRGAVQPHNIYRLMAGSDSWEPLTANRVTGLDPSDLVYPDVIRYNSYDGLEIEALFFTAKPEQANGYTVFWPHGGPQASEAKFFRPMFQLLLAQGYHIFAPNFRGSTGYGAEFVKMVERDWGEGPRLDCVAGINWLFDEGISSPERLFVVGGSYGGYMTLLLAGRHPELFRAAVDIFGPSNLFTFLESVPEDWKPMMDNWLGDPVRDRERLTKDSPITYLDQMVNPMLVIQGANDPRVVKAESDQIVAALQEKGVDVEYVVLDDEGHGFSRKTNEILVYRRMLEFLQKHQEAPVPQS; translated from the coding sequence ATGATTCAGTTTCCCAAACCGGATGTAGAGCAATATTTCCAGACGTATCGGATATCCCATTTTGCCGTATCGGCCGACGAGAAGCGCATGTATTTTGACAGTAATCTGAATGGTCAGCCTAATATCTGGGCGATGGATTTGCCAGGTGGATATCCGTATCCCTTGACGTATTTAAATCAGAGCAGCCAGTTTATTAAAGCAGACCCACAAGGACGCCATATTCTCACGGCGTTTGATCGGGATGGAGATGAGAATTACCATCTATATGCACTCCAACCGGAAGGTGGCGTTCCATTTCCTGTTGTTCCGGCAGAGCCGAATGATCGATGTTATTATGCCCACTTATCCGAGGATGGACAGCGTTTATATTACATGACCAGTAGGGATAACCCCAACTATCTCAATTCACGCCGGATTAATCTGGAAACGGGGGAGGATGAGCTTCTGCATCAGGGGGAAGAGGTTACAAGCAATCTGGTTGCTGTGAGTTCGGATGAACAAGCCTACGTAATCCTGGATGTATACTCTAATACCTATCAGAAAGCATACGTGTACCGGAACGGTGAGTCAGAATCCATTATTCCGGTCTCCGAGCGGCAGAGTCAGGTCCCGTATGTCCTTTTTGCAGACAATAATCGGCTTCTGATGATTACCAATGATGACGAAGCGTATTCCTATGTAGCTGAATACCGGATGGATAACCGAGAATTCCGCTCATTGTGCAGAATTGAAGGCGAAGACGTAGAGGAAATTCGTTGGCACAAAGCTTCAGAGACGTTATATTTCTGGACGTTTACAGGACCAGAGAATCGGATGTACGCGCTGGATAAAGGCTCCGAACAGCCTCGTCGTGTGGATATGCCGCTGGATACGGTAGATCAAGTGACGGTTACCGAGGCTGGCAACGTGTATATTCTGGGGCGTGGAGCCGTCCAGCCGCATAACATCTATCGGTTGATGGCAGGTAGCGACTCCTGGGAACCTTTGACTGCCAATCGGGTAACGGGGCTTGATCCGAGTGATCTCGTCTACCCGGATGTTATTCGATATAACTCCTACGACGGACTGGAGATCGAAGCGCTTTTTTTCACGGCGAAGCCGGAACAGGCTAATGGCTACACCGTATTTTGGCCGCATGGCGGGCCACAGGCATCAGAAGCGAAGTTTTTCCGACCGATGTTCCAATTATTGCTGGCACAGGGCTATCATATTTTTGCCCCAAACTTCCGGGGAAGCACGGGATATGGAGCTGAATTTGTCAAAATGGTTGAGAGGGATTGGGGTGAGGGTCCCCGCCTGGATTGTGTTGCCGGTATAAACTGGCTGTTTGACGAGGGGATTTCGTCTCCAGAGCGCTTGTTCGTGGTAGGAGGCAGTTATGGTGGATATATGACCCTTCTGCTGGCAGGACGTCATCCGGAGTTATTCCGGGCTGCTGTCGATATTTTTGGGCCGAGCAACCTGTTCACCTTCCTGGAATCGGTGCCGGAAGACTGGAAGCCAATGATGGACAACTGGCTGGGTGATCCGGTCCGGGACCGCGAACGCTTAACGAAGGATTCACCGATTACGTATCTGGATCAGATGGTGAACCCGATGCTGGTCATTCAGGGGGCCAATGATCCCAGGGTCGTGAAGGCGGAATCGGATCAGATTGTGGCCGCGCTGCAGGAGAAAGGGGTAGACGTGGAATACGTTGTTCTGGATGATGAGGGTCACGGTTTCTCCAGAAAAACGAATGAGATTCTCGTTTACCGACGGATGCTGGAGTTTCTACAGAAACATCAGGAAGCTCCCGTTCCGCAATCCTAA
- a CDS encoding NAD(P)-dependent oxidoreductase has protein sequence MKVAIFGATGAIGKTILWELMDRGHEVTAIVREPSKVEMEHERLRVVQGDLLNPDQIADFTAGQEAVVSAYGPQFGQEEEMLEVTRSLIEGVRRGKAGRLVVVGGAGSLITDSGDMLMDTPGFPEEVKPLAKAHADAYDLIEKSDIHWTYMSPAATITTGRRTGIFRVGMNRVITDDLGESSISVGDFAAALVDELDDPQFIQSRFTVGY, from the coding sequence ATGAAAGTTGCCATTTTTGGAGCAACCGGAGCGATTGGGAAGACGATACTGTGGGAATTGATGGACCGTGGACATGAGGTGACGGCAATTGTTCGTGAGCCTTCGAAGGTTGAGATGGAACATGAGCGTTTACGTGTGGTGCAAGGGGATTTGCTTAACCCGGACCAGATTGCCGACTTTACAGCCGGTCAGGAGGCCGTTGTAAGCGCCTATGGACCACAGTTTGGCCAGGAGGAAGAGATGCTTGAAGTCACGCGATCTCTGATTGAGGGGGTACGGCGAGGCAAGGCGGGACGTTTGGTTGTCGTTGGCGGAGCGGGAAGCCTAATCACGGATTCTGGGGACATGCTGATGGATACACCAGGATTCCCGGAGGAAGTCAAGCCACTGGCGAAGGCTCATGCAGACGCGTATGACCTCATTGAGAAATCGGATATACACTGGACCTACATGAGCCCTGCGGCTACGATCACAACGGGAAGACGGACAGGCATCTTCCGGGTGGGCATGAATCGTGTGATCACCGATGACCTTGGTGAGAGTTCGATTTCCGTTGGCGATTTTGCAGCGGCGTTAGTGGATGAACTGGATGATCCGCAATTTATTCAATCCCGGTTTACGGTGGGGTACTAA
- a CDS encoding glucose 1-dehydrogenase, with the protein MSPVYPFYGEKTVCKEQKLAFPPQHQDQQPGLETLMVPEPISEDPAYIGSCKLEGKVAIITGGDSGIGRAAAIAFAKEGADIAIAYLYERTDAERTRDRIEELGQRCLLIEIDLRLKKNCEAVIRTTMETFGKIDVLVNNHGVQYVQPSIVDITEEQLYHTFQTNVFAYFFLIQAALPHLCKGASIINTASITAYKGDVQLIDYSSTKGAVVSLTRVLAKSLASEGIRVNCVAPGPIWTPLIPSSFSAEDVQVFGTETPMGRAGQPYELAAAYVYLASRDSSYVTGECIHVNGGDMVTT; encoded by the coding sequence ATGAGTCCTGTCTATCCTTTTTACGGTGAGAAAACGGTGTGCAAGGAACAAAAGCTGGCTTTCCCACCCCAGCATCAGGACCAGCAGCCGGGCCTGGAAACCTTGATGGTACCTGAACCGATCAGTGAAGATCCGGCCTATATCGGCAGCTGCAAGCTGGAGGGCAAGGTGGCCATTATTACCGGTGGTGACAGCGGAATCGGCAGAGCGGCAGCCATTGCTTTTGCCAAAGAAGGTGCAGATATCGCCATCGCTTATCTATATGAACGGACCGACGCCGAGAGGACACGTGATCGCATTGAAGAGCTGGGACAACGGTGTCTGTTGATCGAGATTGATCTGCGTTTGAAGAAAAACTGTGAGGCAGTCATTCGCACGACGATGGAAACCTTCGGCAAAATCGACGTTCTGGTCAACAATCATGGCGTGCAATACGTACAGCCGAGCATAGTCGATATTACGGAAGAACAGCTATACCATACATTCCAGACCAATGTGTTTGCCTATTTCTTTCTTATTCAAGCGGCTCTTCCCCATCTGTGTAAAGGAGCATCTATCATCAACACGGCATCCATTACGGCCTATAAAGGGGATGTGCAGCTGATTGATTACTCCTCCACCAAAGGGGCGGTGGTTTCTTTGACCCGGGTACTCGCCAAATCGCTTGCCTCCGAAGGAATCCGGGTCAATTGCGTGGCTCCTGGACCCATCTGGACACCTCTTATTCCTTCCAGTTTCTCGGCCGAAGATGTGCAGGTGTTCGGTACAGAGACGCCGATGGGCCGGGCAGGCCAGCCTTATGAACTAGCGGCTGCCTACGTCTATCTCGCATCCCGCGACTCTTCCTACGTCACCGGTGAGTGCATTCATGTCAATGGCGGCGATATGGTAACAACCTAA
- a CDS encoding 4'-phosphopantetheinyl transferase superfamily protein: MNSREGERNLLACKRLATAVTPRNTELGVDVEWMRPLLRQQAIINRFLTLEEQGYVLDSACKGEEHFPLLWEIITRKEAWIKACGQALCGQWRALNTVDERFTKLDLVEHEGRFYKLCKRDNLGLGYNATLCTEGRTESSIRWMSFI; the protein is encoded by the coding sequence TTGAATTCTAGGGAAGGGGAGCGAAACCTGCTGGCCTGCAAGCGGCTGGCGACGGCTGTTACACCCCGTAATACGGAGCTTGGAGTAGACGTTGAGTGGATGCGTCCGTTGCTGCGTCAGCAAGCCATTATTAACCGATTTCTGACTTTGGAAGAGCAAGGTTATGTTCTGGATAGCGCGTGTAAGGGAGAAGAGCATTTCCCCCTGTTATGGGAGATCATCACTCGCAAGGAGGCTTGGATCAAAGCGTGTGGCCAGGCACTGTGTGGACAATGGAGGGCGCTAAATACGGTGGATGAACGTTTCACTAAGCTGGATCTGGTTGAACACGAGGGACGCTTTTATAAGCTTTGCAAACGGGATAACTTAGGATTGGGATATAATGCCACTCTATGTACTGAAGGGAGAACAGAGTCTTCCATCCGATGGATGTCTTTTATTTGA
- a CDS encoding SMI1/KNR4 family protein → MEKELLEQLNMWHEQDQFGLIIERIQHIPESQRDYELIGQLSRAYNNEGRYREAVQQLLFVNGQGASDPLWHYRLGYAYYHMARYEQALQAFEMANELSPHDESTIEFLGWVRPKAEKMQRDRQQHEEKRLALEQSDTLNHLRAASGTYVPATFWEQSEYALESYVSPPFDEDLIISIEQELGYKLPASYIQLMNTQNGGIPARTAFPTKAATSWAEDHIAITGILGIGRDKSNTLAGEFGSRFMIEEWGYPDLGIVICDCPSAGHDVVMLDYRFCGPEGEPAVVHVDQEDDYEITYLAPHFEAFIRGLVDADTIELSDEEVED, encoded by the coding sequence ATGGAAAAAGAGCTGCTGGAACAACTAAACATGTGGCATGAACAGGACCAGTTCGGTCTCATAATCGAACGCATTCAACATATCCCTGAATCGCAGCGGGATTATGAGCTAATTGGACAACTTTCCAGAGCGTATAACAATGAAGGACGTTACCGTGAAGCTGTCCAACAGTTACTATTCGTCAACGGGCAGGGAGCAAGTGATCCGCTCTGGCACTACCGCCTGGGTTACGCCTATTATCATATGGCCAGGTATGAACAGGCGCTGCAAGCTTTTGAGATGGCGAACGAGCTCTCGCCCCATGATGAATCGACCATCGAATTCCTTGGATGGGTACGCCCAAAAGCCGAAAAGATGCAGCGGGACCGTCAGCAACATGAAGAGAAACGACTGGCTTTAGAACAGAGTGATACACTGAATCATCTAAGGGCGGCATCGGGTACATATGTACCTGCAACATTTTGGGAGCAAAGTGAATATGCGCTGGAAAGCTATGTATCTCCGCCATTCGACGAAGATTTAATTATCTCCATTGAACAAGAGCTGGGGTACAAGCTCCCCGCTTCCTATATTCAGCTAATGAATACCCAAAACGGGGGCATTCCTGCACGCACCGCTTTTCCAACCAAAGCAGCAACTTCATGGGCTGAAGATCATATCGCCATTACCGGAATCCTTGGAATTGGTCGGGACAAATCCAATACGTTGGCTGGGGAATTTGGAAGTCGTTTCATGATCGAAGAATGGGGATATCCCGATCTCGGGATTGTCATCTGTGATTGCCCTTCCGCCGGGCATGATGTGGTGATGCTGGACTATCGATTCTGCGGCCCGGAGGGCGAGCCTGCTGTCGTTCATGTGGATCAGGAAGACGATTATGAGATTACATATCTTGCACCTCATTTTGAAGCATTTATACGCGGTCTGGTTGATGCGGATACGATTGAACTGTCTGACGAAGAAGTTGAGGATTAA
- the fosB gene encoding metallothiol transferase FosB gives MNIQGINHLCFSVSNLEQSIAFYEKALGARIQVKGRKLAYFELAGLWIALNQEDVIRNYTERTYTHIAFTVKEEEFDESVQQLRTAGADILPGRPRDPKDALSVYFTDPDGHLFELHTGNMKQRMDYYREEKPHMTFYP, from the coding sequence ATGAATATTCAGGGGATCAATCATCTCTGCTTTTCGGTATCTAATTTGGAACAATCCATTGCTTTCTACGAGAAGGCTCTCGGTGCCCGCATTCAAGTGAAGGGACGTAAGCTGGCCTACTTCGAGCTTGCAGGTCTCTGGATCGCCTTGAATCAGGAAGATGTGATTCGCAATTATACCGAACGAACCTATACGCATATTGCATTTACCGTAAAAGAGGAAGAATTCGATGAATCTGTCCAGCAATTACGGACAGCCGGGGCAGACATTCTCCCAGGAAGACCACGTGATCCAAAGGATGCGTTGTCCGTTTATTTTACCGATCCAGATGGTCACCTGTTCGAACTGCATACAGGTAACATGAAGCAAAGGATGGATTATTATCGCGAAGAGAAGCCTCACATGACTTTTTATCCATAA
- a CDS encoding 3-oxoacyl-[acyl-carrier-protein] synthase III C-terminal domain-containing protein: protein MDHIIQGMEELLSMKGLTLQEVDHIFPHNVNWKTWREFSRRTGMGQERIYLDNIQRIGHTFSTDPFINLSSGLEQDWVCRKGRSIMVSIGLGSFFGFALVEHGGNEERANRRSDNARH from the coding sequence GTGGATCATATCATTCAAGGCATGGAAGAGCTGCTGTCCATGAAAGGCTTGACTCTTCAGGAAGTGGATCATATTTTCCCCCATAACGTCAACTGGAAGACCTGGAGGGAATTCTCACGGCGAACGGGGATGGGGCAGGAGCGGATATATCTGGATAACATTCAGCGAATCGGGCATACCTTCTCCACGGATCCGTTTATTAATTTGAGCTCGGGATTGGAGCAGGACTGGGTTTGCAGGAAGGGACGCTCCATCATGGTCAGCATCGGGCTGGGCAGCTTTTTCGGTTTTGCATTGGTAGAGCATGGAGGGAATGAAGAACGAGCGAACAGGAGGAGTGACAATGCACGTCATTGA
- a CDS encoding NAD(P)H-hydrate dehydratase, with protein MFIVTAEQMRAVDEHTIHQLGIPAASLMENAGRAIAEEVIGLCREDGTRRGMERGARCEKTASNSMARTGPGDRQGHGGDIIADPALVMEQPGDQQWYMLIGKGNNGGDGLVAARHLVEAGLGVTLVYADAPESLRGEAAVQRDAAAQLGIPALVHGREAVDFSRCTGIVDALLGTGSRGAPRGVYAALIEAANDSGKPVVSADVPSGLNADTGEVYEPCIQARVTVCLALLKRGLVQYPGASAAGRIVVRSIGIPARLAPEHGPSVRLLTEEVLRSALRVDTGRLRAPDGHKGTYGHVLLAAGSLPMSGAGLLSAKAALRAGCGLATWALPAALLPHVIGTVPELMLAAAADGDSGEWNAASADAVLRLAESRDVLATGPGLGRFKGDTDWLRRLWQHTDRPLVIDADALNMLADAGPQGPRDWGKRSAATILTPHPGEMGRLLGMPTPEVQRDRIGHAARYAREQGVTLVLKGARTVIATPSGEAYINTTGHAGMATGGAGDVLTGIIAGLLAQGFSAEQAAAFGVYLHGQAAERAALLRGDPASLLAGDIIDAL; from the coding sequence TTGTTTATCGTAACCGCTGAACAGATGAGAGCTGTGGATGAGCATACCATTCATCAGCTTGGCATTCCTGCGGCCAGTCTGATGGAGAATGCAGGCAGGGCTATTGCCGAGGAAGTTATCGGGCTGTGCAGGGAAGATGGCACGAGGCGTGGAATGGAGCGAGGAGCGCGGTGTGAAAAGACGGCATCGAATTCCATGGCTCGCACCGGGCCCGGGGATCGGCAAGGTCATGGTGGCGACATCATCGCCGATCCGGCGCTCGTGATGGAGCAACCCGGCGATCAGCAGTGGTACATGCTGATCGGCAAGGGTAATAATGGCGGCGACGGGCTGGTTGCCGCGCGCCATTTGGTTGAAGCGGGGCTCGGCGTGACTTTGGTTTACGCCGATGCGCCCGAGTCACTGCGGGGAGAAGCCGCAGTGCAGCGGGATGCCGCCGCGCAGCTCGGCATCCCTGCTCTGGTCCACGGGCGCGAAGCCGTGGACTTCAGCCGGTGCACAGGCATCGTGGATGCGCTGCTGGGCACCGGCTCGCGGGGGGCGCCGCGCGGAGTTTACGCGGCGCTGATTGAGGCGGCGAACGACAGCGGCAAGCCGGTCGTGTCCGCCGATGTGCCAAGCGGGCTGAATGCCGACACCGGGGAGGTATATGAGCCCTGCATTCAAGCCCGGGTGACCGTATGTCTCGCGCTGCTCAAGCGCGGGCTGGTGCAGTACCCGGGTGCTTCCGCTGCAGGGCGCATCGTAGTGCGCTCCATCGGCATTCCCGCGCGGCTTGCGCCGGAGCATGGCCCCTCGGTCCGTCTGCTGACGGAAGAGGTGCTGCGCAGTGCCCTGCGCGTGGACACGGGCCGCCTCCGGGCACCGGACGGCCATAAAGGCACCTACGGCCATGTGCTGCTGGCCGCAGGCAGTCTGCCGATGAGCGGCGCGGGCTTGCTCTCGGCCAAGGCCGCGCTGCGCGCTGGCTGCGGGCTCGCCACATGGGCGCTGCCCGCGGCACTGCTGCCGCATGTCATCGGCACCGTGCCCGAGCTCATGCTCGCTGCCGCCGCGGATGGCGACAGCGGCGAGTGGAACGCGGCTTCCGCAGACGCTGTGCTGCGTCTCGCGGAAAGCCGCGACGTGCTTGCGACCGGCCCGGGCCTTGGCCGCTTCAAAGGCGACACAGACTGGCTGCGCCGTCTGTGGCAGCACACGGATCGCCCGCTCGTTATCGACGCGGACGCCCTCAACATGCTTGCAGACGCCGGCCCACAGGGGCCTCGCGACTGGGGCAAACGCAGTGCGGCGACCATCCTGACGCCGCACCCCGGAGAGATGGGTCGACTGCTGGGCATGCCGACCCCGGAAGTGCAGCGTGACCGAATCGGACACGCTGCACGGTACGCCCGCGAGCAGGGCGTGACCCTTGTGCTCAAGGGAGCACGAACGGTCATCGCAACGCCTTCCGGCGAGGCGTACATTAACACCACCGGGCATGCCGGCATGGCTACCGGCGGTGCCGGAGACGTATTGACCGGTATTATCGCCGGTCTGCTTGCCCAAGGGTTCAGCGCGGAGCAAGCCGCTGCCTTTGGTGTGTATCTGCATGGGCAGGCTGCCGAGCGAGCAGCATTGCTCCGCGGTGATCCGGCCTCTCTGCTCGCTGGGGACATCATCGACGCGCTGTGA